A stretch of the Sulfuritortus calidifontis genome encodes the following:
- a CDS encoding DUF433 domain-containing protein, with protein sequence MDWKPHIEVNPQVLAGKPVVKGTRLSVEFLLGLFAQGWSETQVLENYPQLSRENLQAVFAFSAACLHDEQFIGQVLAA encoded by the coding sequence ATGGACTGGAAACCGCATATCGAAGTGAACCCGCAGGTTCTGGCCGGCAAGCCGGTCGTGAAGGGCACCCGCCTGTCCGTCGAATTCCTGTTAGGCCTGTTCGCCCAGGGCTGGAGTGAGACCCAAGTGCTGGAAAACTACCCCCAGCTCAGCCGCGAGAACTTGCAGGCTGTTTTCGCCTTCAGCGCCGCCTGCCTGCACGATGAGCAGTTCATCGGCCAGGTACTGGCGGCGTGA
- a CDS encoding flavin reductase family protein, protein MREMELGKAFTLLEPGPVVLVTTHDGKKHNIMTISWTMVLDFTPAFGICTGAWNYSFAALRKHRECVIAIPTVDLLDEVVGIGTCSGADTDKFDKFGLTPEPGKHVKAPLIKECLANIECRVVDMVRKHNLIVLEGVAAYKNTARKEKRTLHAVGDGTFIVDGDKLDRRKMMANKIPAGV, encoded by the coding sequence ATGCGTGAGATGGAACTTGGCAAGGCCTTTACCCTGCTGGAACCCGGACCCGTCGTCCTGGTGACCACCCATGACGGCAAGAAGCACAACATCATGACCATCTCCTGGACCATGGTGCTGGACTTCACGCCGGCGTTCGGCATCTGCACCGGCGCGTGGAACTACTCCTTCGCCGCGCTGCGCAAGCACCGGGAGTGCGTCATTGCCATCCCCACCGTCGACCTGCTGGACGAGGTGGTCGGCATCGGCACCTGCTCCGGCGCCGACACCGACAAGTTCGACAAGTTCGGCCTCACGCCCGAGCCGGGCAAGCACGTCAAGGCGCCCCTGATCAAGGAGTGCCTGGCCAACATCGAATGCCGGGTCGTCGACATGGTCAGAAAGCACAACCTCATCGTGCTGGAGGGCGTGGCCGCCTACAAGAACACGGCGCGCAAGGAGAAGCGCACGCTGCACGCGGTGGGCGACGGCACCTTCATCGTCGACGGGGACAAGCTGGACCGGAGGAAGATGATGGCCAACAAGATTCCTGCCGGGGTCTGA
- a CDS encoding BrnT family toxin, with protein sequence MKPFRWNAEKNETLTSERGISFERIVVAIESGGLLDILAHPNQAKYPKQRVLVVSCDNYAYLVPFVEEEDYFFLKTVIPSRKATRDYLNQGEPDAEN encoded by the coding sequence ATGAAACCGTTTCGTTGGAATGCCGAGAAGAATGAGACGCTCACGTCTGAGCGGGGAATTTCGTTCGAGCGCATCGTGGTCGCCATTGAGTCCGGTGGGCTATTGGACATCTTGGCTCACCCGAACCAAGCGAAATATCCAAAGCAGCGTGTTCTAGTCGTCTCGTGCGACAACTACGCCTACTTAGTGCCGTTCGTCGAAGAGGAAGACTATTTCTTCCTCAAGACTGTGATCCCCAGCCGCAAGGCTACTCGGGACTATTTGAATCAAGGTGAACCGGATGCCGAAAATTGA
- a CDS encoding DUF5615 family PIN-like protein translates to MKLLANENIPLATIRRLRTQGHDVASIVEMAAGSTDEQVLRQAHDEDRVLFTFDRDYGELIYVRGLPCPSGLIYLRFIPSTPEEPAERLARLFAEMSDGLIGGFVVVDRDGYRRRPLPKA, encoded by the coding sequence GTGAAACTGCTCGCCAACGAGAACATCCCGCTTGCCACTATCCGCCGCCTGCGCACGCAAGGGCACGATGTGGCCAGCATCGTCGAAATGGCCGCCGGCAGCACCGATGAACAAGTGCTACGCCAGGCACACGATGAAGATCGCGTGCTGTTCACCTTTGACCGCGACTATGGCGAACTGATCTATGTTCGCGGCCTGCCCTGCCCATCGGGGTTGATCTACCTGCGTTTTATCCCCAGCACCCCCGAAGAACCTGCCGAACGACTGGCCCGTCTGTTTGCTGAAATGTCGGACGGCCTGATAGGCGGCTTTGTCGTGGTGGACCGCGACGGCTACCGTCGCCGCCCTTTGCCCAAGGCCTGA
- a CDS encoding PDC sensor domain-containing protein, which translates to MPAQPGTLEEQIARQREALTDMLRVPLGRAAEACGRAWGDRVSLDVVLTEAFRTLPFGNFMYAMDTNGVQVSSNMSREGLIDEDFGRDRSYRPYMKEAVPAEGFLLSQAYISERAKRPSLTAIHVVRNPEGRVLGFVGVDFDLRDLPITRELLQQPAQWRQIKGDPSIRGTVFHQTRSDSIMDQQIDTVIGVVRELMVAHGIYHIILHFSSSRAVAWHIDDPYRYRLLDIDELTSPDSCLAYPRRPYPKNAEVRASQISPVLQNLKSLRFMDDMFYLRSGTLNIFNGVVGLTFSCDGSHYVPVNEFLSKGTDFWVSGGALGAAD; encoded by the coding sequence ATGCCCGCCCAGCCCGGTACCCTTGAGGAACAGATCGCCCGCCAGCGCGAGGCGCTGACCGACATGCTGCGCGTGCCGCTGGGCCGCGCGGCCGAGGCCTGCGGCCGGGCCTGGGGCGACCGGGTCAGCCTCGACGTGGTGCTGACCGAGGCCTTTCGCACCCTGCCCTTCGGCAACTTCATGTACGCCATGGACACCAACGGCGTCCAGGTCAGCAGCAACATGAGCCGCGAGGGCCTGATCGACGAGGACTTCGGCCGCGACCGTTCGTACCGGCCCTATATGAAAGAGGCGGTGCCGGCCGAGGGCTTCCTGCTGTCCCAGGCCTACATCAGCGAGCGGGCCAAGCGGCCCTCGCTCACCGCCATCCACGTCGTGCGCAACCCCGAGGGCCGGGTGCTCGGCTTCGTCGGCGTCGACTTCGACCTGCGCGACCTGCCGATCACCCGCGAATTGTTGCAGCAGCCCGCCCAGTGGCGCCAGATCAAGGGCGACCCCTCGATCCGCGGCACGGTGTTCCACCAGACCCGGTCCGACAGCATCATGGACCAGCAGATCGACACCGTGATCGGCGTGGTCAGGGAGCTGATGGTGGCGCACGGCATCTATCACATCATCCTGCACTTCTCGAGCAGCCGCGCCGTGGCCTGGCACATCGACGACCCCTACCGCTACCGCCTGCTCGACATCGACGAACTGACCAGCCCCGACAGCTGCCTGGCCTATCCGCGCCGGCCCTACCCGAAGAACGCCGAGGTCCGTGCCAGCCAGATCAGCCCGGTGCTGCAAAACCTGAAGAGCCTGCGCTTCATGGACGACATGTTCTATCTGCGCAGCGGCACGCTCAACATCTTCAACGGCGTGGTCGGCCTCACCTTTTCCTGCGACGGCTCGCACTACGTACCGGTGAACGAGTTCCTCAGCAAGGGCACCGATTTCTGGGTGAGCGGCGGCGCGCTGGGGGCCGCGGACTAG
- a CDS encoding class I fructose-bisphosphate aldolase — protein MSTQDDLQATIRDMVQRGKGILAADESTPTITKRFQAVGIECNEETRRTYRQLLLSTPGIGDYIAGVILFEETLGQKADDGTPLVELARRAGIVPGIKVDKGLAGLANAPGDKVTQGLDGLPERLAGYKAQGARFAKWRAVYAIGPANPTRLAIETNAEVLARYAAICQEAGIVPIVEPEVLIDGDHDIEQCETVTEAVQHEVFHALKRHRVQLEYMLLKPNMVVPGKACAAKAPPEEVAERTVRVMRRTVAAAVPSVNFLSGGLTPQEASAFLNAMNRDYRNLPWLLSFSYARALQEPPMATWQGKAANAGAAQAAFIKRARLNGLAQRGEYQAAMEQG, from the coding sequence ATGAGCACCCAGGACGATCTGCAAGCCACCATCCGCGACATGGTGCAGCGCGGCAAGGGCATTCTTGCCGCCGACGAGAGCACGCCCACCATCACCAAGCGCTTCCAGGCGGTGGGCATCGAGTGCAACGAGGAAACCCGCCGCACCTACCGCCAGCTGCTGCTGTCGACGCCGGGCATCGGCGATTACATCGCCGGGGTGATCCTGTTCGAGGAGACCCTGGGCCAGAAGGCCGACGACGGCACGCCGCTGGTGGAACTGGCGCGGCGCGCCGGCATCGTGCCCGGCATCAAGGTGGACAAGGGCCTGGCCGGTCTGGCCAACGCGCCGGGCGACAAGGTGACCCAGGGCCTGGACGGTTTGCCTGAGCGGCTGGCCGGCTACAAGGCGCAGGGCGCGCGCTTCGCCAAGTGGCGGGCGGTCTATGCCATCGGCCCGGCCAACCCGACACGGCTGGCGATCGAGACCAATGCCGAGGTGCTGGCCCGCTATGCCGCGATCTGCCAGGAGGCGGGCATCGTGCCCATCGTCGAGCCCGAGGTACTGATTGACGGCGACCACGACATCGAGCAATGCGAGACGGTGACCGAGGCGGTGCAGCACGAGGTGTTCCACGCCCTGAAGCGGCACCGGGTGCAGCTGGAATACATGCTGCTCAAGCCCAACATGGTGGTGCCGGGCAAGGCCTGCGCCGCCAAGGCCCCGCCGGAAGAGGTGGCCGAGCGCACGGTGCGGGTGATGCGGCGCACGGTGGCCGCCGCGGTGCCCAGCGTCAACTTCCTGTCGGGCGGCCTGACGCCGCAGGAGGCCAGCGCCTTCCTCAACGCCATGAACCGCGACTACCGGAACCTGCCCTGGCTGCTGTCGTTCTCCTACGCCCGCGCCCTGCAGGAGCCGCCCATGGCCACCTGGCAGGGCAAGGCGGCAAACGCCGGCGCCGCCCAGGCCGCCTTCATCAAGCGCGCCCGGCTGAACGGCCTGGCCCAGCGCGGGGAATACCAGGCGGCGATGGAGCAGGGCTGA
- a CDS encoding protein adenylyltransferase SelO: MLALKFDNRFIAELPGDPEEGPRRRQVHGACWSRVLPTPVRQPQLLAHSPEVAALLGIDEAAIQAAEFAEVFGGNRLIEGMDPYAACYGGHQFGGWAGQLGDGRAIILGETVNAKGERWELQLKGAGPTPYARRADGRAVLRSSIREFLCSEAMHHLGVPTTRALSLVATGEPVLRDMFYDGNPEYEPGAVVCRVAPSFIRFGNFEIFTSRNDTALLEKLVDFTIARDFPEIEGDAQEKRARWFAEVCERTARLIAHWMRVGFVHGVMNTDNMSILGLTIDYGPYGWIDNYDPDWTPNTTDAEGRRYRFGHQPHIAHWNLSRLADALLPAFPTPDTLHHGLDRYIDVFTETHSAMTAAKFGLHRLKREDSEWVAEAFELMQRAEVDMTLFFRKLAEIDTAAPSLAPLAEAFYSEALREQHRPAFEAWLQGYAERLRGDGEPAEARRARMNATNPRYVLRNYLAQEAIDLATQGDLSRVHELLDLVRKPYDEQPGRERFAARRPDWARQKAGCSMLSCSS, encoded by the coding sequence ATGCTCGCTCTCAAATTCGACAACCGCTTTATCGCCGAACTGCCGGGCGACCCCGAGGAAGGTCCGCGCCGGCGCCAGGTGCATGGCGCCTGCTGGTCGCGCGTGCTGCCGACGCCGGTGCGGCAGCCCCAGCTGCTCGCCCATTCGCCCGAGGTGGCGGCGCTGCTCGGCATCGATGAGGCGGCGATCCAGGCAGCGGAGTTCGCCGAGGTCTTCGGCGGCAACAGACTCATCGAGGGCATGGACCCCTATGCCGCCTGCTACGGCGGCCACCAGTTCGGCGGCTGGGCCGGGCAGCTGGGCGACGGCCGGGCGATCATTCTGGGCGAGACGGTCAACGCAAAAGGCGAACGCTGGGAGCTGCAGCTCAAGGGCGCCGGCCCCACACCCTATGCCCGCCGGGCCGACGGCCGCGCGGTGCTGCGCTCGTCGATCCGCGAATTCCTCTGCAGCGAGGCCATGCACCACCTGGGCGTGCCGACCACGCGCGCGCTCAGCCTGGTGGCCACCGGCGAGCCGGTGCTGCGCGACATGTTCTACGACGGCAACCCGGAATACGAGCCGGGCGCCGTGGTCTGCCGAGTTGCGCCCAGCTTCATCCGCTTCGGCAATTTCGAGATCTTCACTTCGCGCAACGACACCGCGCTGCTGGAAAAGCTGGTGGATTTCACCATCGCCCGCGATTTCCCCGAGATCGAGGGCGATGCGCAGGAAAAGCGCGCCCGCTGGTTCGCCGAGGTGTGCGAGCGCACGGCGCGCCTGATCGCGCACTGGATGCGGGTGGGCTTCGTCCACGGCGTGATGAACACCGACAACATGTCCATCCTGGGGCTGACCATCGACTACGGCCCCTACGGCTGGATCGACAACTACGACCCGGACTGGACGCCCAACACCACCGATGCCGAGGGCCGGCGCTACCGCTTCGGCCACCAGCCGCACATCGCGCACTGGAATTTGAGCCGACTGGCCGATGCCCTGCTGCCTGCCTTCCCGACGCCCGACACGCTGCACCACGGGCTGGACCGCTATATCGACGTCTTCACCGAGACGCACAGCGCGATGACCGCGGCCAAGTTCGGCCTGCATCGCCTCAAGCGTGAGGACAGCGAATGGGTGGCCGAGGCCTTCGAGTTGATGCAGCGGGCCGAGGTGGACATGACCCTGTTCTTCCGCAAATTGGCCGAGATCGACACTGCCGCGCCGAGCCTGGCGCCGCTGGCCGAGGCCTTCTATTCCGAGGCCTTGCGCGAGCAGCACCGGCCAGCCTTCGAGGCCTGGCTGCAAGGCTATGCCGAGCGCCTGCGCGGGGACGGCGAGCCGGCCGAGGCGCGCCGGGCGCGGATGAACGCGACCAACCCGCGCTATGTGCTGCGCAACTACCTGGCGCAGGAGGCGATCGACCTCGCCACGCAGGGCGACCTGTCGCGCGTGCACGAACTGCTCGACCTGGTGCGCAAACCCTACGACGAGCAGCCGGGACGCGAGCGCTTCGCCGCCCGGCGGCCGGACTGGGCCCGGCAGAAGGCGGGCTGCTCGATGCTGTCGTGCAGTTCCTGA
- a CDS encoding Tim44 domain-containing protein yields MTRFLTALLAVFVGLALPLHDAEAKRFGGGKSSGMQRQITPQQPASAPSKNVAAPSQNNAGAAAAQPGKRSWMGPIAGLAAGLGLAALASHFGFGEEMANFLMIALLIMAAIFLFKFLTRKRQQPAMQYAGAAAGGNVMPFQAEPVADGSAAPQAGHAAALPAGFDAEAFSREAKLNFLRMQAAYDAGNIDDIREFTSPEMFAEIRLQLTERGAAKQQTDVTLLNADVLECAEEGNKLRVSVRFHGLVREEANGAAEAFDEVWHLTKPADGSHGWVVAGIQQLN; encoded by the coding sequence ATGACCCGTTTCCTCACTGCCCTGCTCGCCGTCTTCGTCGGCCTGGCCCTGCCCCTGCACGATGCCGAGGCCAAGCGCTTCGGCGGCGGCAAGTCCTCCGGCATGCAGCGCCAGATCACCCCGCAGCAGCCGGCCAGCGCGCCGTCGAAGAACGTCGCCGCTCCCAGCCAGAACAACGCCGGCGCCGCCGCCGCCCAGCCGGGCAAGCGCAGCTGGATGGGCCCCATCGCCGGCCTGGCCGCCGGCTTAGGGCTCGCCGCCCTCGCCTCGCACTTCGGCTTCGGCGAGGAGATGGCCAACTTCCTGATGATCGCGCTCTTGATCATGGCGGCGATCTTCCTGTTCAAGTTCCTCACCCGCAAGCGCCAGCAGCCGGCCATGCAATACGCCGGCGCCGCGGCGGGCGGCAACGTCATGCCCTTCCAGGCCGAGCCCGTGGCCGACGGCAGCGCCGCACCCCAGGCCGGCCACGCCGCCGCCCTGCCGGCCGGCTTCGACGCCGAGGCCTTCAGCCGCGAGGCCAAGCTCAACTTCCTGCGCATGCAGGCGGCCTACGACGCCGGCAACATCGACGACATCCGCGAATTCACCTCGCCCGAGATGTTCGCCGAGATCCGCCTGCAACTGACCGAGCGCGGCGCCGCCAAGCAGCAGACCGACGTGACCCTGCTCAACGCCGATGTGCTGGAGTGCGCCGAGGAAGGCAACAAGCTGCGCGTGAGCGTGCGCTTCCACGGCCTGGTGCGGGAAGAGGCGAACGGCGCTGCCGAGGCCTTCGACGAGGTCTGGCACCTGACCAAACCGGCCGACGGCAGCCACGGCTGGGTGGTGGCGGGCATTCAGCAGCTGAACTGA
- a CDS encoding nitroreductase family protein: protein MSQALDSVRAYHERTKHHFRRYADGPGGLDWATQPDPFRTYAGSPQTLLPLLAEASPIRQLRYAELYTGAIAPQPLTLVHIGALLELAFGLSAWKQYGASRWALRCNPSSGNLHPTEAYVAVQGVAGLADGVHHYLSRDHLLEQRCAFAAPALPAGGFLVGLSAIHWREAWKYGERAFRYCQHDAGHALAAARYAAAVLGWRARLLDDWADADIAALLGLDRDEDFGAAEREHPDLLLWIETNASDRRPEIDVRPLRAAAGQWTGRANRLSPEHKHDWPVIEAVAAASRKPRTQAAVGSPPRLPALLPLDCTAGAVALIKQRRSAQAFDGVTSISAQSFYRMLDATLPRAQVPPWDAVAWPPRIHLALFVHRVEGLLPGLYFLLRHDGIEARMRAELSGEFQWQGVEGCPPHLRLYRVLAADTRNAARALSCHQDIAADSAFSLGMLAEYDSALNQGPWVYRQLFWEAGMLGQVLYLEAEAAGVRGTGIGCFFDDGVHDLLGIQGHWLQSLYHFTVGGALSDERLQTLPPYAHLQRS from the coding sequence ATGAGCCAAGCCCTCGACAGCGTCCGCGCCTACCACGAGCGGACCAAGCATCACTTCCGGCGCTATGCCGACGGCCCCGGCGGCCTGGACTGGGCGACCCAGCCCGACCCCTTCCGCACCTATGCCGGCAGCCCGCAGACCCTGCTGCCGCTGCTGGCCGAGGCCAGCCCGATTCGCCAGCTGCGCTATGCCGAGCTCTACACGGGCGCCATCGCGCCGCAGCCGCTGACCCTTGTCCACATCGGCGCGCTGTTGGAGCTGGCCTTCGGCCTGTCGGCGTGGAAGCAATACGGCGCCAGCCGCTGGGCCCTGCGCTGCAACCCCTCCAGCGGCAACCTGCACCCGACCGAGGCCTATGTCGCGGTGCAGGGCGTGGCCGGCCTTGCCGACGGCGTGCATCACTATCTGAGCCGCGATCACCTGCTGGAACAACGCTGCGCCTTCGCCGCCCCGGCGCTGCCCGCGGGCGGTTTCCTCGTGGGGCTTTCCGCCATCCACTGGCGCGAGGCATGGAAATACGGCGAGCGCGCCTTCCGCTATTGCCAGCACGACGCCGGCCACGCCCTGGCCGCCGCCCGCTATGCCGCCGCCGTGCTGGGCTGGCGCGCGCGTCTGCTGGACGACTGGGCCGATGCCGACATCGCCGCCCTGCTGGGGCTGGACCGGGACGAGGACTTCGGCGCGGCCGAGCGCGAGCACCCGGATTTACTGCTGTGGATCGAAACGAACGCGAGCGATCGGCGGCCAGAGATCGACGTTCGGCCCTTGCGCGCGGCCGCCGGCCAGTGGACCGGCCGGGCCAACCGGCTCTCGCCCGAGCACAAGCACGACTGGCCGGTAATCGAGGCGGTGGCCGCGGCCAGCCGCAAGCCACGTACGCAGGCGGCCGTCGGCTCGCCGCCCCGCCTGCCGGCGCTCCTGCCGCTCGATTGCACGGCCGGCGCGGTTGCACTCATCAAGCAGCGGCGCAGCGCGCAGGCGTTCGACGGCGTCACTTCGATTTCCGCCCAGAGCTTCTACCGCATGCTCGATGCCACTCTGCCACGGGCGCAGGTACCGCCGTGGGACGCCGTCGCCTGGCCGCCGCGTATCCATCTGGCCTTGTTCGTCCATCGGGTCGAGGGTTTGCTGCCGGGGCTGTATTTCCTGCTGCGCCACGACGGCATCGAGGCGCGCATGCGCGCCGAGCTGTCGGGCGAATTCCAGTGGCAGGGCGTCGAAGGCTGTCCGCCCCATCTCAGGCTCTATCGCGTGCTGGCGGCCGACACCCGCAACGCCGCCCGCGCCCTGTCCTGCCACCAGGACATCGCCGCCGACAGCGCCTTTAGCCTGGGCATGCTGGCCGAATACGACAGCGCCTTGAACCAAGGGCCCTGGGTCTACCGGCAATTGTTCTGGGAGGCCGGCATGCTGGGCCAGGTGCTCTACCTGGAGGCCGAGGCCGCCGGGGTGCGCGGCACCGGCATCGGCTGCTTCTTCGACGACGGCGTGCACGACCTGCTGGGTATCCAAGGCCACTGGCTGCAAAGCCTCTACCACTTCACCGTGGGCGGCGCCCTCAGCGACGAGCGGCTGCAGACCCTGCCGCCCTATGCCCATCTGCAGCGCAGTTGA
- a CDS encoding DUF1993 domain-containing protein, whose protein sequence is MSLSMYQASVPVFIRALNNLAAILEKAAAHCEAKKIDPAALLGFRLYPDMFHFTKQVQVACDHAKNGAARLAGVEAPELGGGEQSFAELIERIKKTIAYLQTFKPEQIDGSETREVVLKRGETVTTYKGQDFLLNRALPNLFFHITTAYDILRHNGLELGKKDYLGR, encoded by the coding sequence ATGTCCCTTTCCATGTACCAGGCCTCGGTGCCCGTGTTCATCCGCGCCTTGAACAACCTCGCCGCCATTCTGGAAAAGGCGGCGGCGCATTGCGAGGCGAAGAAGATCGACCCGGCCGCCCTGCTCGGCTTCCGCCTGTATCCCGACATGTTCCATTTCACCAAGCAGGTGCAGGTGGCCTGCGACCACGCCAAGAACGGGGCCGCCCGGCTGGCCGGGGTGGAGGCGCCCGAGCTCGGCGGCGGCGAGCAAAGCTTTGCCGAGCTGATCGAGCGGATCAAGAAGACCATCGCCTATCTGCAGACCTTCAAGCCCGAGCAGATCGACGGCAGCGAGACGCGCGAGGTCGTGCTCAAGCGCGGCGAGACGGTGACCACCTATAAAGGCCAGGACTTCCTGCTCAACCGCGCCCTGCCCAACCTGTTCTTCCACATCACCACGGCCTACGACATCCTGCGCCACAACGGCCTGGAGCTGGGCAAGAAGGATTACCTGGGACGCTAG
- a CDS encoding MFS transporter — protein MLSPHDYARFQRLRWTVFTLLVVSYMLVYFHRMAPGVVAADLMQAFHTTGAQLGSLAAMYYYVYTAMQLPSGILADTLGPRISVTVGAVVAGIGSILFGLAPDFATASTGRFLVGLGVSVVFVGLMRSNTVWFSERRYGLVSGLTLLLGNLGSILAAGPLAALLLWFSWRNVFVAAGLLSLLLAALTYAFVRNRPEDAGFPSVRAMAGEVEHAMSERHWWHDLKAVLGNLKVWPGFWVNFGVTGSLFAFAGLWGVPLMRDLFGLSRGEASLYTTAALAGFAVGTFYMGWLSDRLHRRRPVILGAGLLSCASWLGLIFLPWGPGWSGFVLYAALGLSAGGMVVTYAAAKEWAHPANAGMAIALVNTGLFLGAAIMQPLFGWVADLAWDGTLLDGVRVYNWAGYRNGLAVSAGFAALAVLGGWRLSETNCRNQTLK, from the coding sequence ATGCTGAGCCCTCACGACTATGCCCGCTTCCAGCGGCTGCGCTGGACCGTCTTCACCCTGCTGGTGGTGTCCTACATGCTGGTCTACTTCCACCGCATGGCGCCCGGCGTGGTGGCGGCCGACCTGATGCAGGCCTTCCACACCACCGGCGCCCAGCTCGGCTCGCTGGCGGCCATGTACTACTACGTCTACACCGCCATGCAGCTCCCCTCCGGCATCCTGGCCGACACCCTGGGGCCGCGCATCAGCGTCACCGTCGGCGCCGTGGTCGCCGGCATCGGCTCCATCCTGTTCGGCCTGGCGCCCGACTTCGCCACCGCCTCGACCGGGCGCTTCCTGGTCGGCCTCGGCGTCTCGGTCGTCTTCGTCGGCCTCATGCGCTCCAACACCGTGTGGTTCAGCGAGCGCCGCTACGGCCTGGTCAGCGGCCTCACCCTGTTGCTGGGCAACCTCGGCTCCATCCTGGCGGCCGGGCCCCTGGCCGCGCTGCTCTTGTGGTTCTCCTGGCGCAACGTCTTCGTCGCCGCCGGCCTGCTGTCCCTGCTGCTGGCCGCGCTCACCTATGCCTTCGTGCGCAACCGGCCGGAAGACGCCGGCTTCCCCTCGGTCCGCGCCATGGCCGGCGAGGTTGAGCACGCGATGAGCGAGCGCCACTGGTGGCACGACCTCAAGGCCGTGCTCGGCAACCTCAAGGTCTGGCCCGGTTTCTGGGTCAACTTCGGCGTCACCGGCAGCCTGTTCGCCTTCGCCGGCCTCTGGGGCGTGCCGCTGATGCGCGACCTGTTCGGCCTTTCCCGCGGCGAGGCCTCGCTCTACACCACGGCCGCCCTGGCCGGCTTCGCCGTCGGCACCTTCTACATGGGCTGGCTGTCCGACCGCCTGCACCGGCGCCGGCCGGTCATCCTCGGCGCCGGCCTGCTGTCCTGCGCCAGCTGGCTCGGCCTCATCTTCCTGCCCTGGGGTCCGGGCTGGTCGGGCTTCGTCCTCTATGCCGCGCTCGGCCTGTCGGCCGGCGGCATGGTGGTCACCTATGCCGCAGCCAAGGAATGGGCGCACCCCGCCAACGCCGGCATGGCCATCGCCCTGGTCAACACCGGCCTCTTCCTCGGCGCGGCCATCATGCAACCCTTGTTCGGCTGGGTGGCCGACCTCGCCTGGGACGGCACGCTGCTCGACGGCGTGCGGGTCTACAACTGGGCGGGCTATCGCAACGGCCTGGCCGTCTCCGCCGGCTTCGCCGCCCTCGCCGTGCTCGGCGGCTGGCGCCTCAGCGAGACTAACTGCCGCAACCAGACCCTGAAATGA